A genomic stretch from Calonectris borealis chromosome 6, bCalBor7.hap1.2, whole genome shotgun sequence includes:
- the LOC142083723 gene encoding 10 kDa heat shock protein, mitochondrial isoform X2 has protein sequence MAGKAFRKFLPLFDRVLVERCAAETVTKGGIMIPEKAQGKVLQATVVAVGSGARGKNGEIQPVSVKVGEKVLLPEYGGTKIVLEDKDYYLFRDGDILGKYVD, from the exons ATG GCAGGAAAAGCATTTAGGAAATTTCTTCCCCTCTTTGATCGCGTTCTGGTTGAACGATGTGCGGCTGAGACAGTAACCAAAGGAGGCATCATGATTCCAGAAAAAGCTCAAGGGAAAGTGCTACAAGCGACGGTAGTAGCAGTTGGATCGGGAGCCAGAGGAAAG aatggtGAGATTCAGCCAGTGAGCGTAAAAGTTGGTGAAAAGGTTTTGCTACCAGAATATGGTGGTACTAAGATTGTACTAGAAGATAAG gacTACTACTTGTTTAGAGATGGTGACATTCTTGGGAAATACGTGGACTAA
- the HSPD1 gene encoding 60 kDa heat shock protein, mitochondrial gives MLRLSTVLRQIRPVSRALAPHLTRAYAKDVKFGADARALMLQGVDLLADAVAVTMGPKGRTVIIEQSWGSPKVTKDGVTVAKAIDLKDKYKNIGARLVQDVANNTNEEAGDGTTTATVLARAIAKEGFEKISKGANPVEIRRGVMLAVDAVIAELKKLSKPVTTPEEIAQVATISANGDQEIGNIISDAMKKVGRKGVITVKDGKTLNDELEIIEGMKFDRGYISPYFINTTKGQKCEFQDAYVLISEKKISSVQSIVPALEIANAHRKPLVIIAEDVDGEALSTLVLNRLKVGLQVVAVKAPGFGDNRKNQLKDMAIATGGAVFGEEGLTLNVEDIQPHDFGKVGEVIVTKDDTMLLKGKGEKAQIEKRIQEIIELLEVTTSDYEKEKLNERLAKLSDGVAVLKVGGTSDVEVNEKKDRVTDALNATRAAVEEGIVPGGGCALLRCIPALDALAPANEDQKIGIEIIKRTLKIPAMTIAKNAGVEGSLIVEKILQSPSEVGYDAMLGDFVNMVEKGIIDPTKVVRTALMDAAGVASLLSTAEAVVTEIPKEEKEPAMGGMGGMGGGMGGGMF, from the exons ATGCTCCGTCTATCTACAGTACTCCGTCAGATAAGGCCAGTGTCCAGAGCACTCGCCCCCCATCTAACACGAGCGTATGCAAAAGATGTCAAGTTTGGAGCAGATGCTAGAGCTCTTATGCTTCAAGGAGTAGATCTTCTAGCAGATGCTGTAGCTGTCACCATGGGGCCAAAG GGAAGAACAGTTATTATTGAACAAAGCTGGGGAAGTCCCAAAGTGACAAAAGACGGTGTGACAGTAGCAAAGGCAATTGACTTAaaagacaaatacaaaaatattggAGCCAGGTTAGTTCAAGATGTTGCCAACAATACAAACGAAGAAGCAGGAGATGGTACCACTACTGCAACGGTACTTGCACGTGCTATTGCCAAGGAAGGCTTTGAGAAGATCAGCAAAGGAGCTAATCCAGTAGAAATCAGgaggg GGGTGATGCTTGCAGTTGATGCTGTCATAGCTGAACTGAAGAAGCTGTCTAAACCTGTTACAACTCCAGAAGAAATTGCACAG GTTGCCACGATATCAGCAAATGGAGATCAGGAAATCGGCAATATAATCTCTGATGCGATGAAAAAAGTTGGACGAAAGGGTGTAATCACTGTCAAG GATGGAAAAACTCTAAACGATGAATTGGAAATCATTGAGGGTATGAAATTTGACAGAGGCTACATCTCTCCATATTTTATTAATACAACTAAAG GGCAGAAATGTGAGTTCCAGGACGCTTATGTTTtaatcagtgaaaagaaaatttctaGTGTACAGTCCATAGTTCCAGCTCTTGAAATTGCCAATGCTCACCGCAAACCTTTGGTCATTATTGCTGAAGATGTTGATGGAGAAGCCCTCAGCACTCTAGTCTTGAACAG ACTGAAGGTTGGTCTTCAGGTTGTTGCTGTAAAAGCACCAGGTTTTGGTGACAACAGGAAAAACCAGCTTAAGGATATGGCAATTGCTACTGGCGGTGCT GTGTTTGGAGAAGAGGGCCTGACCCTAAATGTGGAAGATATTCAGCCTCACGACTTTGGTAAAGTTGGAGAGGTCATTGTGACAAAAGATGACACCATGCTTCTAAAGGGGAAGGGTGAAAAAGCTCAAATTGAAAAACGTATTCAAGAAATTATTGAACTGCTAGAAGTTACCACAAGTGACtatgaaaaagagaaactgaatgaGCGATTGGCCAAACTCTCTGATGGAGTAGCAGTATTGAAG GTGGGTGGCACAAGCGACGTGGAGGTGAATGAGAAGAAGGACAGAGTTACTGATGCGCTGAACGCCACCCGTGCTGCTGTAGAGGAAGGCATCGTTCCAGGTGGTGGCTGTGCGTTGCTTCGCTGCATTCCAGCATTAGATGCTTTAGCTCCAGCCAATGAAGATCAGAAAATTG GCATTGAAATAATAAAGAGAACACTGAAAATCCCAGCAATGACTATTGCAAAGAATGCAGGCGTTGAAGGATCGTTAATAGTTGAAAAAATCCTGCAGAGCCCATCAGAAGTTGGCTATGATGCAATGCTCGGGGACTTTGTAAATATGGTAGAAAAAGGAATCATAGACCCAACGAAG gTTGTGAGAACTGCTCTGATGGACGCTGCAGGCGTTGCGTCTCTCTTGTCAACGGCAGAAGCAGTGGTGACTGAAAttcctaaagaagaaaaagagccgGCAATGGGAGGAATGGGTGGGATGGGCGGAGGAATGGGGGGCGGCATGTTCTGA
- the LOC142083723 gene encoding MOB-like protein phocein isoform X3, with translation MAGKAFRKFLPLFDRVLVERCAAETVTKGGIMIPEKAQGKVLQATVVAVGSGARGKDFYNWPDESFEEMDSTLAVQQYIQQNIRADCSNIDKILEPPEGQDEGVWKYEHLRQFCLELNGLAVKLQSECHPDTCTQMTATEQWIFLCAAHKTPKECPAIDYTRHTLDGAACLLNSNKYFPSRVSIKESSVAKLGSVCRRIYRIFSHAYFHHRQIFDEYENETFLCHRFTKFVMKYNLMSKDNLIVPILEEEVQNSVSGESEA, from the exons ATG GCAGGAAAAGCATTTAGGAAATTTCTTCCCCTCTTTGATCGCGTTCTGGTTGAACGATGTGCGGCTGAGACAGTAACCAAAGGAGGCATCATGATTCCAGAAAAAGCTCAAGGGAAAGTGCTACAAGCGACGGTAGTAGCAGTTGGATCGGGAGCCAGAGGAAAG gatttcTACAATTGGCCTGATGAATCCTTTGAAGAAATGGATAGTACGTTAGCTGTTCAACAG TATATTCAGCAAAACATAAGGGCAGACTGCTCCAACATTGATAAGATCCTTGAACCTCCTGAAGGCCAGGATGAAGGTGTGTGGAAGTATGAACATTTAAG ACAATTCTGCCTTGAACTCAATGGACTAGCCGTCAAGCTTCAG AGTGAATGTCACCCAGACACATGTACTCAGATGACGGCAACTGAACAATGGATTTTTCTTTGTGCAGCTCATAAAACTCCCAAAGAG TGTCCTGCTATAGACTACACCAGACACACACTTGATGGAGCTGCATGTCTTCTGAATAGCAATAAATATTTCCCCAGCAG GGTTAGCATAAAGGAATCCTCTGTAGCCAAATTAGGATCAGTGTGCCGAAGgatttacagaatattttcacATGCTTATTTTCATCACCGGCAGATATTTGATGAATATGAA AATGAAACTTTCTTGTGTCACCGGTTCACTAAATTTGTGATGAAGTATAATCTGATGTCCAAGGATAACCTGATTGTGCCCATTTTGGAAGAAGAAGTGCAGAACTCAGTGTCAGGGGAGAGTGAGGCATGA
- the LOC142083723 gene encoding MOB-like protein phocein isoform X1, whose amino-acid sequence MVMAEGTAVLRRNRPGTKAQDFYNWPDESFEEMDSTLAVQQYIQQNIRADCSNIDKILEPPEGQDEGVWKYEHLRQFCLELNGLAVKLQSECHPDTCTQMTATEQWIFLCAAHKTPKECPAIDYTRHTLDGAACLLNSNKYFPSRVSIKESSVAKLGSVCRRIYRIFSHAYFHHRQIFDEYENETFLCHRFTKFVMKYNLMSKDNLIVPILEEEVQNSVSGESEA is encoded by the exons ATGGTCATGGCGGAGGGGACGGCAGTGCTGAGGCGGAACAGGCCGGGCACCAAGGCCCAG gatttcTACAATTGGCCTGATGAATCCTTTGAAGAAATGGATAGTACGTTAGCTGTTCAACAG TATATTCAGCAAAACATAAGGGCAGACTGCTCCAACATTGATAAGATCCTTGAACCTCCTGAAGGCCAGGATGAAGGTGTGTGGAAGTATGAACATTTAAG ACAATTCTGCCTTGAACTCAATGGACTAGCCGTCAAGCTTCAG AGTGAATGTCACCCAGACACATGTACTCAGATGACGGCAACTGAACAATGGATTTTTCTTTGTGCAGCTCATAAAACTCCCAAAGAG TGTCCTGCTATAGACTACACCAGACACACACTTGATGGAGCTGCATGTCTTCTGAATAGCAATAAATATTTCCCCAGCAG GGTTAGCATAAAGGAATCCTCTGTAGCCAAATTAGGATCAGTGTGCCGAAGgatttacagaatattttcacATGCTTATTTTCATCACCGGCAGATATTTGATGAATATGAA AATGAAACTTTCTTGTGTCACCGGTTCACTAAATTTGTGATGAAGTATAATCTGATGTCCAAGGATAACCTGATTGTGCCCATTTTGGAAGAAGAAGTGCAGAACTCAGTGTCAGGGGAGAGTGAGGCATGA